A window of Caretta caretta isolate rCarCar2 chromosome 13, rCarCar1.hap1, whole genome shotgun sequence contains these coding sequences:
- the LOC125622187 gene encoding BPI fold-containing family B member 3-like: MLKIWAILLFSGLLTMSQGLDGTVQVLSSVDVNGLEKVIADVLHRGDILNSVQGTMSAADGGLLNLGIGLTGLEIKKLTLPKVSLKLLPGVGVQMNVYTQVLIEGKGLLGKVLNLQVDVNITARARLAQDDMGAPKLIIEDCKTQLVNVRILHNVLPLHPTVLKDALGNLFPGVLCPFIDTVLNAVNPLLSTVNSVVPLGVVGNLQYTLASLPVVSDAAIKLDLNAVVKDLLGNTVDDPTCSAATVSLPSEVDSSSQLGLSLCLLSSAFKLLLAPGKLRTDIAGQTLPTDIPLTASALHTLVPEVSELLPESQQPLLKIRALERPAVSEQNGNVTVRLPASIEVSPSDSPQQPLFVLNADIVLSVQPTISDNKLRFSVTLERVGFRLASSLISDFNVALLEPLISDILSAAYVPLINDALEVGIPLPNLLNLNWEDGLVKVMNNVLLVNALA; this comes from the exons ATGTTAAAGATTTGGGCCATTCTCCTCTTCAGCGGCCTGCTGACCATGTCCCAAGGACTAGATGGAACTGTTCAGGTTCTTTCCAGTGTGGATGTAAATGGATTAGAAAAAG TTATAGCCGATGTGCTCCACAGAGGAGACATTCTCAACAGTGTGCAAGGAACCATGTCAGCTGCCGATGGGGGGCTCCTGAACCTGGGAATTGGCCTCACAGG GCTGGAAATTAAAAAACTTACTCTCCCCAAAGTATCGCTGAAGCTCCTGCCAGGAGTGGGGGTCCAGATGAACGTCTACACCCAAGTGTTAATTGAAGGCAAAGG CCTTCTAGGTAAGGTGCTCAATCTCCAGGTGGACGTGAACATTACCGCAAGAGCCAGACTGGCACAGGATGACATGGGCGCCCCCAAGTTAATCATTGAAGACTGCAAGACGCAGCTTGTTAACGTTCGGATCCTCCACAA TGTGCTCCCATTACATCCAACTGTCCTAAAGGATGCCCTTGGGAACCTCTTTCCTGGAGTG CTGTGCCCTTTCATTGATACCGTGCTCAACGCTGTGAACCCTCTGCTGAGCACCGTGAACT CTGTGGTCCCGCTGGGTGTGGTAGGAAATCTCCAGTACACTTTAGCGAGCCTCCccgtggtcagtgatgcagcaatCAAACTGGATTTAAAT GCTGTCGTTAAGGATTTGCTTGGCAATACAGTCGACGATCCCACATGCTCAGCAGCAACCGTATCTCTGCCGTCGGAGGTGGACAGCTCTTCCCAGCTGGGCCTCTCACTCTGTCTCCTCAGCTCAGCGTTCAAGCTGCTGCTGGCACCTGGGAAACTCAGGACAGACATTGCAGGTCAAACG CTTCCCACTGACATCCCACTGACAGCCTCTGCCCTTCACACTCTCGTTCCCGAG GTCTCTGAACTGCTGCCAGAGTCACAGCAACCGTTGCTGAAGATCAGAGCTCTGGAAAGGCCTGCAGTTTCGGAGCAAAATGGGAACGTCACTGTGCGCCTCCCTGCTTCCATTGAGGTTTCCCCCTCAGACTCGCCCCAGCAGCCTCTCTTTGTTCTGAATGCT GATATTGTGCTGAGTGTCCAGCCAACGATTTCAGACAACAAACTCCGCTTCTCTGTAACTCTGGAAAG agTCGGCTTCAGACTGGCTTCTTCGCTAATTAGCGATTTCAAT GTTGCACTTCTTGAACCATTAATCAGTGACATACTCAGTGCTGCGTATGTGCCACTCATCAATG ATGCCCTGGAGGTGGGAATTCCTCTGCCTAATCTTCTCAACCTGAACTGGGAGGATGGTCTTGTCAAAGTCATGAAT AATGTTTTATTGGTTAACGCGCTGGCCTGA